In one Fundulus heteroclitus isolate FHET01 chromosome 3, MU-UCD_Fhet_4.1, whole genome shotgun sequence genomic region, the following are encoded:
- the seh1l gene encoding nucleoporin SEH1 isoform X2 — translation MFVARSIAADHKDLIHDVSYDFHGRRMATCSSDQSVKVWDKRENGEWQCTASWKTHSGSVWRVTWAHPEFGQVLASCSFDRTAAVWEEIVGESNDKQRGLSHWIKRTTLVDSRTSVTDVKFAPKHMGLMLATCSADGVVRIYEAPDVMNLSQWSLQHEISCKLSCSCISWNPSSSRAHPPMFAVGSDDSNVAYGGKVQIYEYNENTRKYSKAETLMTVTDAVHDIAFAPNLGRSFHVLAIATKDVRIFKLVPLRKESTAAGPTKFEVQIVAQFDNHNSQVWRVSWNITSTLLASSGDDGCVRLWKANYMENWKCTGILKGDGSPLTGSSGQPSAMNMVVGSSVQNSQNILNGMSAGRIAKRAPFAPPLRQPTSPKINPSPAYY, via the exons ATGTTCGTCGCTCGCAGCATCGCCGCTGACCACAAAGATCTAATCCACGATGTTTCGTATGACTTCCACGGCCGGAGAATGGCCACCTGTTCCAGCGACCAAAGCGTCAAG GTGTGGGACAAACGGGAGAACGGAGAGTGGCAGTGCACCGCCAGCTGGAAG ACACACAGTGGATCGGTGTGGAGAGTAACCTGGGCTCACCCGGAGTTCGGCCAGGTTCTGGCCTCCTGCTCCTTCGACAGAACAGCCGCCGTCTGGGAGGAGATCGTCGGGGAGTCCAACGACAAGCAGAGGGGCCTGAGCCACTGG ATCAAGAGAACCACGCTGGTGGACAGCAGAACGTCGGTGACGGACGTGAAGTTTGCTCCCAAACACATGGGCCTGATGCTGGCCACCTGCTCCGCGGACGGAGTGGTGAGGATCTACGAGGCTCCAGACGTGATGAACCTGAGCCAGTGGTCCCTGCAGCACGAGATCTCCTGCAAGCTTAGCTGCAGCTGCATATCGTGGAACCCCTCAAG CTCTCGAGCCCACCCCCCTATGTTTGCCGTGGGCAGCGATGACAGCAACGTGGCGTACGGCGGGAAGGTCCAGATCTACGAGTACAATGAAAACACAAG GAAGTACAGTAAAGCAGAGACGCTGATGACCGTCACCGATGCCGTCCACGACATCGCGTTCGCCCCCAACCTGGGCAGATCTTTCCATGTGCTCGCCATTGCAACCAAAGACGTCCGCATATTTAAGCTTGTTCCTCTGAG GAAGGAGAGCACGGCTGCAGGTCCCACCAAGTTTGAGGTGCAGATTGTGGCTCAGTTCGACAACCATAACTCCCAGGTGTGGCGCGTGAGCTGGAACATCACCAGCACCCTGCTGGCTTCCTCTGGGGACGATGGCTGCGTACGCTTGTGGAAAG CCAACTACATGGAGAACTGGAAGTGCACAGGCATCCTGAAGGGAGACGGCAGCCCGCTGACGGGCTCCTCCGGTCAGCCCTCAGCCATGAACATGGTGGTGGGCTCCTCCGTTCAGAACTCCCAGAACATCCTGAACGGCATGTCAGCAGGAAG